GTAGTGGAATTACAGCTGGACATGACATTCAATACAGATTTCTGACAGTGGGCCTGCCTTTCTTCGCGCCCCTTCGCGATCAAGGTCTTCGCTGCCTCGCCGAAGGGGCTCTCAGAGCCACTTCGCCGTTCGTCCCTTCGCCATGGCGTGCAGCCTCTTCGCTTCCCTTCGGACGGGAATTGCCTGCGATCTCCTCCCTTCGCTCCAAGGCATTCGGGCGCGTCCTCTTCGCCTTTGCAATTCGCTTCGCCATTTCGCTCCGCTTCCTTGCTCGCAGTTGATTGCCTTCGGCGACAGGCAaaggtggcgtccccaacaCAGGCATCCCCCTAGATTAGGATTTTGTTTGTGGCGTTTAGTGTATGTACGTGTTTATCTGGGGGTCTAGGGTTAGTACGTTGCAGTGCAGATTCGATTTTCATTGGCATCTAGGGTTTTGCTCTTGGTGATTTCACATTTTACATAAATTTTTTATCTGCTGGTGTGTGTGTTTAGGGTGGGAGTGGCTGGAGTAGTGATTTGGTATGAATGCAATTTGATTTGTCATCTAGTTAGATTCGAAATAGGGAACAAATGCTATTTTATTTGGTGATAGCTTTCACAGCATTTGGTTTCCTGCAGGTAGCAGCTCTTTTTGTTTGCTAGTTCTGGTCTGTGTCCCTATGCTAGCAGGCTGTTGGCCTTGTGTGCGGCAGTCCTGTCTACCAAAACTTTTGGTTTTAGTTCTAGTGCTAATTTCGTTGGCGAACATTGTCAAAAGGTCCCTGTGACTTCTGTAACTTTCTTTGATGCTTTCGTTTTGTTGCTCATTATTTCATTAATTTTCAAGTTTGGCTTGGTGATTATTTTCCTTCAGTGTCTTGGTTGTATATTTGAATAATTTCATCAGGACTCATGAGCCCTTTTTTGGCCGAGGCTAGCTCATTTAGTTGATCCTGTTTGGTGTGAATGCTCTACATAAGTTTATCCCATGAGATATTACTTTTGAAATCCTAGTAGAATAGTTATTTGAATTGTTAATATTTGCTATCTAATTTTTGCGGTAAAAAATTATGGTGTGATTCTGCTAGTGGTAAAATGTTGCCAATTCTGTATTGCGGCAGCAGTAAAAATTATGAGATGTGGGTGTGTTAACTGCAGCAGTTCAGTATAGTTTTTGGCCATTCCGTGAAGCTCTAAAAATATATCTAAGGTTCATGCCATTAAGTTGACTAcatttttgtttcctttttaCTTCAATTTTCTTTCCAGCTATGGTGTGGTACTGGGAATAAGAGGATGTATTGTTGACTTTACACTAGTTCTAGAGACAAGACTTTTTTTTATGTAGAGTTCATACTCCCATGAATCGGCATGCACTTTTTGCAGAGTAGTACCACCAGTGGGGGATTCTTTTCATGAGGTTTAAGGGTTTTGGTTTTGCACATCTAGCAGGTTGCTGGTAGCCAACTAGGAAGATAAGGAATcagattaggggggagcgtacTGCTAGTATTCATGTCTTGCAGGTTTAACAAATAGTTGAAGCTATTTtgattagaattttttttcatcGTATGTGTTTCAATTTTTGTGTGGGGAATCAAGTTTTGTGTTTCCTGTGACCAGTTAGCGGCACACCATTTTTTTGACTAGCCAGAAAACCAAATTGTGTTTTGGTGATCAGCTTAATGCCATTACAGACTGTAAAAATGGTGTTTTCTGTGATATGAAAAGCTTGCATGGCTATTATACTAAATTTACATATATAGAAATTTGTTAAGTTCAATATTGTTTCTatgtaattttaaattttacaaCTAGATAGATTTGTTAATTCCAATATTGCTACTATGTAATAAGTTTTAAGTAAAAAAGGGAGCATTATGCTGACCAACTAATCTCTAATAAAGGTAGCAATCTGCTAGGCCTTTTTTTGTGATATGAAAAACTTTCATGGTTACTATACTAAATTTACATCTGGAGAATTTTGTTAAGTTCAACATTGTTTCTATGTAATTTAGATTTGTTAATTTCAGTATTACTGCCatgtaattttttattttacaaCTAGAGATTccataattttctacaatattAGTTTTATGTGTCTAAATTatcttgtgttgtaaaattgatatatcCTCCCTCATTTCTGTTCCTGAAAGCACCAGCCAGGCATGGTAGTTGTTAGAGGAACAGGTTTGATGTAAATTAATTGTGCAAAGcctgagggtgtgtttagttgggcTGTGACTTTTGAAAAAGCAACTGTGGGCTGTAGCTTTCTGGAAAGTAGCTTTGGAAAAGTAGCTGTGAGGGAGTCAAAAGCTTCTTTGGTTCAGCAGCTGTGACTTCTCAAATGCTGTCTCACAGACGAGTGGACCCGATGGCCAGCCTCTCCTATCTTCTTAGATGCGTGTAGGGGCGGATCCCGCGGCCACGCACGGAACAggctccgccgccaccttctccctctcctccaccaTCCGCCTACACAGTGGCGCGCCTCCGCCCGATGCCAACCGAGCAGAATCTCCGGACCGCCACACGCCGAGCCCCTCTCAACGGCGCGCCGCCACACTTCGATCCGCCGCTAGACGCTCGCTCGGCAGTTGCCATCGCGGTGCGTACGGGGACAAGCCAGCTTGCTCTGTCGTCCCCAACGGCATGTGGCCTCATGGCCATGCCCCGTGCACGCCTACGTGTCCGCCCGGCCTAGCCCCCGGCGGCGACTGGCTGCGGCGTGACGTGCGAGCCCACCGAGTCCGCACAGCTGTGCGATTCGCCCGCCCCTGAGCTCCATCAAGCGTGCCGGCGGATCTCGCCCGCCCGCTGAAGGAGCTCTCGCCGGCGGGTCTTCCTACGGCGGATCCCGGGGCTTCTTCTGCAGTCCGAAGCGCGCCTATGCGGAGCTTGCGCTCGCGTTGGGCGTGTGGCAGAGGGGAGGGGCACCGGAAGGGAGTGCCGCCGGAGGTGAGGGCGAGGTGGAGGGGAGGGGTACCGGAGCCGGTGAGGAGGGGCACTGGAGGGGAGGACCGAAAGGGAGGGAGGGGCACCGGAGGGAAGAGAAGAGAGCGATGGAAAGAAAAGAATGCAAACTGTTATCTACATAACCAGTGGCAGGTGAGTAATTTTTTGACCCAAAAGCCAGTGAAAGCAGGGGGTCCAGGTGTTTTCTAATTTGTACTAGATGAAAGCTGCTTTTGGCTATGGCTTTGGGTGACAGCCAACCCTTTTGGTTGGGATGTTGGCTTTTGGGAGGACCGAAAGGGAGGGAGGGGCACCGGAGGGAAGAGGAGAGAGCGATGGAAAGAAAAGAACACGAACTGTTATCTACATAACCAGTGGCAGGTGAGTAATTTTTTCACCCAAAAGCCAGTGAAAGCAGGGGGTCCAGGTGCTTTCTAATTTGTACTAGATGAAAGCTGCTTTTGGTTATGGCTTTGGGTGACAGCCAACCCTTTTGGTTGGGATGTTGGTTTTTGGGGGCAAAAGCCACAACCAAAAGCCCAACCAAAGATACCTTGAAAGCCATGTATCCATGCATGATCTATGCTGTTTTGCTGGCGGTAAAAATTTCATTTGTTTGCACCAATGTGTTATGTGTATGCATTTTGGGTTACACAACATGCTTTCTATCGTAGGGAGCATTACTAATAATGTTGGTCATAGAAATAgcttggtagttgcattgttcCTATTTAGGAGTTTTAAGGCATTTTCAATCTTAATATTTATTCAAtatcttttttatatatttttgacaTTTGTGTTGATGTTCTTTTAATTTTGATTTGCGTATTGTGAACGAGAATTCCTTTTGCTTGTGGACACGACTGCACGAATTCCTCCATCCTCTAGAGTAGATCTATTTTTCTTCTTGTGTTTATGTTGGAGTCGGGTATATACCATCTCAATGGTTAAAACCTCCTGCCCTGCGTTGTGCTCCCCGCATCCCACGGTAAAAATGGGACGCGTGTCGATCAGCGCTCAACTTGGAGATTTTGCAAAAAGACCCTtacacttttttgaaatcaatcAGTAGTCCAACTCATCCAACTGTAACAGTAAAAACGTTATATTATTTTGTATATAGATCCCTGCTGTAAATTTTATttcaacatgaagaagaaaaaatcgAAAACTCTTGtcgttttttaaaaaaaccgcCCGCATAATATTTTTTCGGAAACCCCCCTCTCCAATCCAAACCGCAAACCCTACCACCCCACTCACTcccatcctctctctctctcctctccctgccgccgccgccgctctccctgctcgccgcgctcgcgccTCTGCCTCCACTCCCATCTTGCTCTCCGCCtgcctccaccgccaccgcatcGTCTCTCCCGTTGCCTCGCCCAGCTCGGCCCCCAGCCTCTGCCTCCTAGGCACGCGGCCCTAGCCCGGCTGCAGGGCCTCCCGCACTAGATCTCGCAGGGGCGTgctcggagcggcggccggcgaccccCCGGCGCGGAGGCCTTGGCCGGGCTCGGCCACGGCACCGGAGGCCTCGGCAGGCTCGGCCCGTCAGATCTCGCGCCGGCGGGTGCAGCAGTTGTGGTGGCACAGCGGGTGGCTACGAGAGCGGCGTGCGCCAGGAgggagcagcggcggctggAGTTATAGAGCTGCGGTCCCTCCCTTCGCCCTCCTATCCGCCGGCACGAGCAATACCGTCGCTTGAGCTCGGGGAGCAGTCGAGAGCTCGTGCAGCCTCGGAAGCATATAGTCAAAAAAAAGTTATGGTGCTCCCCGTCGCCGCCCCTCCCTTTCCCCCTCTCCGCCTACCTCCGTCGCTCCTCCCCCCTCTTTGCCTGCCTCCGTCGGTCCTCCCCGCCGTCGCTACTCTTgctcttcgccgccgccgccgctcgctctcGCGGTATCCGGATCCGGATCCGACGCGAGGGGCGGCTCGAAGGGAGGGGCTCGAAGTGAGGGGGCGCGTGTCGGCCGGCCACGGCGCTGCTGCTCCAGCGCATCGAGcagagcggccggcggccgccgtgtGCCTAGGCCGGCCCCGCTGGGCCGTATCCCATCACCTTCGACGCGGAGGAGGCAAGGTCAACTGTGAGGCGGTGGCGCGGGAGAGCATGCCAGCCGGGCTCCTCGACGTGCTGCGGGAGGCCAAGCGCAATGCTCCTATCCTTCCTCAAGTCGGACGCCATCCTCTCGCCGGCCTTCTAGCCCCAGTCCTTTGCCCCCATTGCCATTCCTCTCCAGGCTCCTCTGCTCCTCACCGTGTCTCTGACCCAGCCTCCGCGCTGCTCGCCCTCGCgttcctctccgccgccgccacagtggCGCCCTTGCCGCTCCTCCCCGCGGATGCCGCGGCCATCACTGCCCGGCTGCTCCTCGAATTTCCCACCTCCGAGGATGTGCCAAgaaggaaaaaggggaaaagggagGAAGCAAATAATGGAGGGATCAGGGACGTGGTGCGGAGCTTCAAGGAGGAGCAGGTCGAGGAGCTGGAGCGAATGAAGGTCGCTTTCAGGAGCAGGCCTGTCAGGAATGCTGCTGCACGGCAAGTCCGATCACTCATGGATTTCCTCAAGGTGAGGTTCTTCCCTTCGTTATTGCCTGTATCTGTTGATTGCTGTTGGCTCATTGTCGTGGTGAATGGTTTGCAGATCAACCAGGCATAGTGAATCATGCAACAATTAATAAGTTTCATTTATCACTTAATTTATATTCAGCTTCCCCTTTTTTTTCCCTAGCTCTAGCTTTCAGAGCCACATGTAGAGAGCTAACACCTTAGGAGCCAATGCGGTTGATGAAATTGTGTGTTGATTGCTGCACAGAGTTATCAGAAGCACCCAATAAGAAGTTGCTGATAAAACTATATAATCTTGAGGTAAGTATTTTAGATAGACTTGTATCTGAATGATAATGTTAGAAAGCAGGTATATATAGTAAATTTGCTAAATATGTGTGTCTTCTGTTTTCTGACAGGCCTCCGAAGATGAAGTCATTGTTTCTGATTGCGGACTGCAGGATCTGTCAATTAAGCCCTTTCTTGATTCCCTAATATCATAAACAATATCAGTATTGGATCTTTCTCATAACATAATAGGTACCTATTTTCCAGTAACTCaattcatttttgttttgtCTTACACCGTGCATCATTATTTTGGCAGCACTGTAGAAATCATCATTTACAGTTAAATGGGTGTTTTCTTTACTATCAAACATGTGCTACCAATCCCTTACATGTAGTGCTTTATGCTGTTCTGATAACCCAAACCCATGATTGGTACGTATAGCCTTTTAAGGAACTTATTCAGCCACTCCATTGCTGACTATACTGCTTTGATCTTAATTTATGGGATAGTATTGAACTGCTACTTTGCTCTTATTGCCTATTGGACTGATATGGTATTTCTGTAATTCTGCTAAAAAATCACAAGGAACCAAACAATCAAATGGCTTCAGCATATATTTGCTTCATCATGTCAGACATATGGTGGCTTGGCTCTGGATGACTGGATTTGCATTGTAATCGATTTGGTCCCACGTCTTCATTTGCATTGTAATCAATTTGGTCCCACGCGGCTTAATTTTAGGTTTTTTACGATCCCTGAGATCTATTCATCAAATTGAAATAATATGGTACTCAGTTTAGGGTTGGAAATTCTGCATTCGCTTTTTGCACATTTATGATGTGGATCCTGTTTAAAAACAAGGAGAAACACATGCAAGCATACAACAATCTTATATGCTATATTTAACAGAATTATGTTACAGTACAAGAATGCAAGACATGCGAACCATTTCTTGAGAATGAACAATATTCTATTATCAAAGGAGAACATTTATTTGAACTCAGCAGATTTGATCCGTAATCTTGGAGGAAATTCGGAGAGCCAATTAACCATTTCATAAACATTGGAGGAAATTCAATTAACCTGAGGTTTAATTCCTATTCAGATGTTCTTGTAATATGTATTACCATATCTCGGGAGCCATGCAGTATTAGATCTCTCACACTGGATAGATGCAACCTTGGACTTGCTGGAGTTGTTTGTATTATTCATGCACTATCAGGTGATGAAAAGTTACACTGAAACAATAGGAAAAAGGTCTCTCTGAAGCTAATAAACTTCTCTGCTTTCAGGAAATGACCAGCTGGAGGAGCTGCCCTTGGCAGAGAACACAAACTCGGCACTAGAGAGAATAATTCAATACGAAGACATGCAAGAAGTATCAACAACCAATGAGGAAAAACAATAATGTAACAACCTTGAAACAAGCAATGCTGTAGCCTGTGGGAATATTGTGAATATAATTTGTCATTTTTTATTGCCTTATGATTACTTACATTTGATTGTTCAGATAGTAGGGCGCGCATCGCGCGCCGAATGTTCTAGTGTGTTTTATAGATGCCATATATTTTCTTGCTAGGCATCACCGTGGCTATCCATTCTACTTCAAATGCTACTCCATAAATTTTTCTAATAAATGATTAGTCATCGTCTAGTTTATTTTGAGAAATCTTTTTTGTAGAAAATCATACCATCCTTAGTTTTTACATGCAGTTCACAAAGCTGTGCCTACTTAGCATTGTATTCTTCAAAGGCAGCCCCTTGAGAGATGTATTTAGCAGGTGCATCATGAGTGCTATGGGAAATATGCATGGTCATACTAAATTTGCAGCTAGAGAAGTTTGTGTGTTCATAATACTCGTATGTAATTTTTCTACACATAATTGATTATATGTATGATTTATTTAATCCAGTGAAATTATAGAGTAGTATTATGGGCTTGCTTGTTAATGATGACCAAGTAGCTAATATAACTTTTACGATGTTTCTTTTGTACCAACTAAACTGACCTTTCCCAATTTCTTTTTGGCTGATCAAATAGTTCCTGTGTGCATGTTATTATGTTCTTTTCTTATTGGTACATTTCACCCATTTTTAAATGTATGATATTTAGGGCTAGCTAATTTGTTCATCGAACAACTTGTTCTTAACGTCACATACTTTTAATTGGAGAGAGTATTTGTTAACTATGTATGAGTTTAGTGCTTTTTTTGCTCAACAATTATTGAAGAGATGTGTCATGTATGTCTTAGGATAATCTTCAACGTATTTTTCCTCAAATTCACACTCTTTAGCGTTCATATCTAAAGGCATCTATATGTTGAAAGCAAGTTAACAGTTGAACTCTTACAGGTATTATATGAAATTTTACAATGAACTAACTTATATAATTTTGGTACATGCAGGCTGCGACTTATGCAACTAAGTTTGAGATATTAAGGTATTTTGTCTTTCTACGAGTGTCTAATTTTGGTTTTGTCTGTCTATAATTGTTTGATTGAGTTATATTGTGGCTTGATTTTTGATTTTCCTATAGGTTTCTATCTGATTTGTGTTTTGTAGTGGCTTGATTGAGGAATATTGGGGCTCAATTTGTTGATTCCTAGTAGGTTTGGTTTCTCTGAATTTTCCTTCTCTTGTCACAAATGGCACAGGAGGATCACTTTGTGTTGATTCTCAATTCTTGATGGCTTATGTTATCTGACACGTTGCCCCATCAGAGGTAGCAAGGTGATCTTGCACTTTTCACAATAAGTGTAAACAGGTAAGTCAGAGGAAAGCAGATGTCTTATTTTAATTTAGCTTGCCATGCCTTTGATCAGTATATTTGTTAGTCATTGAAATTGTTCTTTGGTTTGTGTTTTGCAATACTGATATTATGATCAATACACACTGGTGGTGTTACTGATTTCAAATCTTCATCTCTGTTTTCATGTTCCTGAATCTCACCATAACAAACGTTTTTGTTCTTTCTCGCTGCTGGTATGCATTCTTAATGTGGATCTCATTCTAATTTGGTTttgatagaaaaaaaattgaaagattttccttttttctcgGCTGATATATGAAACACTAATTTACAGTACATATCTAAGTGCACTGTGTTTGTATATTTAATGtgaatttaaaaatatttatagccaATTATATTATTTGTAGGATACAAAATAATAAACTGTCATAAATCTTCAAGCTGCTCAATTATCAGTGCTTTGTTCTTCTGCAAATTTTATTGATCATATTTTAAGTGgcatttttcttttctgttaTAAGGCCTCTAGAGTTTAAGATCATTAATCAAATTTGTATGATTACGATGTCTACATGTTTTTGTTACACTGTAATATAGTAAAGTTTTGGTTATTTTTTTACTTCCACCTGCATGTGGTATGCAGCAAGCATTGTTCTCAAGGCGGTAAGGCGGACGCCTAGCAAGGTGGGGCggctggacgcctaggcgagcaaggcggGCGCTTAGGCGAGCAAGGCGCAAATCGGTGGACGGCGCATGGATGCCTAGGCgttgcctaggcgacgccttgagaACAGGGACAGCAAGTATAAATCATGAGATTGATTTAGCATGTAGAGGACATTATAGTGAACTTAAGGAACTTGGATTTGCAGAAGAAGCATTTTTATAGAATTACTTATGGATATTGGAAGTTTCTGCCACTCTAAACAGGTAAAATCAGAAAAGTCATGCAAACTACATCAATTAGTTCTCAGAAAATTACCATAGGGAGAGGACATAAACATAAGGCTAACTGAACAGGTTTTATCACTTTATCATTTTTGAGTCAAAAGTTATGATATAACCAAGCTTTCAAATACAGAACAAGAAATCAAACTAAACCCTAACAAAAAGTGGAGATCCACCAAAATAAGTGGCACCACTAGAAAGAATATTTCACAAGGAGTTGAACAAAAttttgtttggcatttttcgagAAGCAGATAATTAATCAAGCATTTATATCACTTTTACAAcaataaaacataaataaatctACAAAATAATAACATGCACAACAGCATTTATACATAGTTGATCTGACCATGAGGAATGTAGCAAAGTAAGGTTCATGATTTTTGGATGTCCACACAATTTTACACGTGTTTTATAAGATTGCATATTTACaaaatcacacacacacacacaacatcaAACAACTAGGGCAACCCGGACCAGGCCACCCACGGGCGCCGACAGGGGGGCCCCATAGCCAAGAGGCTCccccaggccgggtcaaggctgACTGCCTGCCTTGACTCGCGGCCTGGGCGTGCCCGCGGCGCGACGTCGTGCGACGACCGGCAGGGGAACGCAGCCAGGAGGCGAGCAGAGGCCGggcacacacgcatggggaagaGAAGGATATCAGGGAACGGCGGTGAAAGGGGCAGCGCGGTGAGCATAAGCGGTAGCGAGCCGAGCTCGACACCTGGAGCCCTGCACAGTGGAAAAGGAGGCGGGGTGAGCGCCGGAATCGATGGAGGAATCACAGGAGAGGAGGAattgcggcggccggcggagcttcTTAGGAGCGGCAATGGAGATGGGGAAAAgtgggggctagggtttgaagaAGAGGGGTT
The Panicum virgatum strain AP13 chromosome 6N, P.virgatum_v5, whole genome shotgun sequence genome window above contains:
- the LOC120678413 gene encoding uncharacterized protein LOC120678413, which produces MVLPVAAPPFPPLRLPPSLLPPLCLPPSVLPAVATLALRRRRRSLSRYPDPDPTRGAARREGLEVRGRVSAGHGAAAPAHRAERPAAAVCLGRPRWAVSHHLRRGGGKVNCEAVARESMPAGLLDVLREAKRNAPILPQVGRHPLAGLLAPVLCPHCHSSPGSSAPHRVSDPASALLALAFLSAAATVAPLPLLPADAAAITARLLLEFPTSEDVPRRKKGKREEANNGGIRDVVRSFKEEQVEELERMKVAFRSRPVRNAAARQVRSLMDFLKASEDEVIVSDCGLQDLSIKPFLDSLIS